The Trueperaceae bacterium DNA window GTGCTTCGCCATCTCTGTTGACTCTCCTAAGCGGGGCCCGTGAGAGGCCCATCGGTTAGCTTACGACTCTCGCTCGAGGTCGCGCAGCGCCTCGGCCAGGCCCTTGATCCGCACGGCGCCGTTTAGGCCCTCCACGTCCGGCGGCCTGTCGTCGGCCAGCTCGGGATGCTCGTTGAGGTTCACGCCGTCGAGGTTGAGGCCGCGGCAGTCCTCGCGGCACAGCGCCGTGAGGGGGACCTCGATCGCGATGAGCTCGGTCAGCAGGGGGGCGAAGTCGACCTCGGGCCGCCCGAAGACGAGCAGCTCCTCCTCTTCCTCCTCGAGCTCCTCGAGCCGCAGCGGCCGGTCGGAGGGGCGGTAGGACATGGGGAAGACGAACTCCGCCTCGACCTCCACGGCCACGTCGGTGAGGCAGCGCCGGCACTCGAGCACCGCCGTCGCGCTGACATCGCCGTCGGCGACGAAGTCGTCGTCGCCGCCCGTGTTCACCACCCGCACCTGCCAGGCGATGGGCCCGGCCAGCCTGAGGCCGTCGGCCTCGAGCAGCTCCTGCGCGGGCTCGAGCAGGCCCTCGGCTTCTACCTCTAGTTCGCTTCCGGGAGCGTGGTGAAGCAGGGAGGCTAGGTTTAGTGTCGCATCCCTGCGAGACTGCATCTCGCTAGAGTATAGGTCGGGTCGGATACAAGTCAACAAGACGCGATGCCGTGCGGGCTGGTCGTGCGCCTCGCCCCGCCGCGCTCCCGGGGGGCGCGTACTATCGCGTCGAGCGAGCCGCGGCGGCCGCGGGCGCCGCTCCGGAAGGAGAGGGCAGCAGGGTGCTCACCGTCGTCATCCCCGTGAGGGGCGGTCCGGAGCTGCTGGCCGAGCAGCTCGAGGCACTGGCCG harbors:
- a CDS encoding DUF177 domain-containing protein, with the protein product MQSRRDATLNLASLLHHAPGSELEVEAEGLLEPAQELLEADGLRLAGPIAWQVRVVNTGGDDDFVADGDVSATAVLECRRCLTDVAVEVEAEFVFPMSYRPSDRPLRLEELEEEEEELLVFGRPEVDFAPLLTELIAIEVPLTALCREDCRGLNLDGVNLNEHPELADDRPPDVEGLNGAVRIKGLAEALRDLERES